The Arachis hypogaea cultivar Tifrunner chromosome 14, arahy.Tifrunner.gnm2.J5K5, whole genome shotgun sequence DNA window AATTAAATTTTGTATTACATGAAAGGCTTCATAACTCCATGCAGAAGCAGTAGTAACCATAGAGCTTTACAAATAAAATCCAAGGCTACCACTTTTGTACTCAAGTTAGGAGAAAATATCCTACAAAGTTTTACATTTTCGTATCAACTTGTCAAAGAAACTAGTCAGTAATCCTATAATAATGCCAGAAGCAGATTTACAACAATGCATGATCATATTCCAAAAGCTGGACCCTgtccaaaaatctttcaaaaaacacGTCGAAAGGTAAGATTAATGCGTGTACCGTTCACTTTTGCACGCTTAGGGACAGAGTGAATCCAATCCCTTTGGGTATAGCCTCTCATCACCAAAAGGGATCCATGCTTTAGTCTAAAGGTGTGCTGATCAGCATGGCTACTCTTCTTTAATCGCTTTCTTGCAGGCTCATCACTTCCATCTGAAGTTCCACACCAAAAGGATAATGTATTCATGAATAACCAACTAAAAAAATTCAACTGTTATTGCATTAAATTTCAGGGAGAGAAAAACTCACAAACATAAACTCTTCGGATCTAATTGTAGAATTCAGAACTGGAAAAACTTAGAAACCCTCAATGCCATAGAGGTAAGAGAGATTGAGAGTTTTATATACGAATTTCATTTCATTTGACTTAAAATaccaaagttaaaatttttacaCAGACATCTAGTCATGAATTGTTACatcaaccgaaaaaaaaaaaaaagaaaagtagactGAATCACCTACTAATTTAGAAGTATTGTAAACAGAAGCATAAAATTGGATGACTTTAGACAAACAGACATTGAAATCAACGAACAAAATCCCCAAATGCTTCTAGAAATGCACACTACAAGTTCCcatactacaaaaaaaaaagaacccaTGTGAAACAGATGCATAATGCAGTGACAGAAGAAGTCATACCACAAGATTTTTTACATTGCTTCTTCTTCAGGAAGAAATCACGTTCGCATCCAAGAGATATGGAAGCAATTTCGGGCGTTGATCCATAAAGCTTCTCATCATCAGCATGCCAACCAACATAGTCATCACCACCTTTATACCTATTTAAGAGTACGCTATTAAAAATACTCCCAGGAAGAGCTTTAAGGACCttcaagaaattaaatagaaaatattcAGTAACACCGACAAATAACATCATTCAAGTACATTATCATAGTCACAATTGATCAGAAAATCATTCTTACAACATCCAAGATGTCTTTAAGCAGTGGAAAATCATCCCAAGTATATGCATGCGGTTGATAGCCACTGTAAGTCAACTCAGTCAACCCAGGACTTGCAACATAACATGTCTCCCGAGGCTGCACAGAATCACAACACAAGGTTAACCACATTTATGAAAGATTAAGTTTATTTCTATATACATTTATGAAAGTGGTTAATTTTTTAGATAGAGGAGGTTAATCACCTGGATAAAAGTGGTTTCATATGGGAAAATTCAGGCAGAAGTTAATTAGTTTAGTCCATGTAACTCACATTCAGTTGTTTTCGTGTGAATTCATAGTTGAAAATGTTAAATTCTAATTTAGTTGTCAAATCATCTAAGGTTCTCAGCTATCAGTTTCACGTAAAGACAGTTTCCAGAACAAAATAAACtcaatcaaaatagaaaaattgaaaataaaactaATACATGTTCTTAGGATTGAGACACTCTTGAGTGTAAATTTTCCTTTACACAAACTTCCATTATGCATTGTTGTATCAATAGAAGTCCTACATAACATGCATGATTGGTTTCACattgcataaaaataaacattagTATTTTACAATTAAAGAGGGGTTAACAAAACAAACAATGAGGCATGCGACAAAAGAAACGAAAGATGAGATTTTGAAGGAAGCAGAGGATTTGATATGAGTTGAATTTGTGAATAACCTGAAGGAAGGATTTTCCGAAGACGCGAACGGTGGGTCTGGTCCATGAGATATGGTTGTCGAGGTAATGGAACCATTGCCATGAGTCTTCGTAGGGAATTAAGCGCTGAATGTAAACGACGTCGCTTCCGTTACCCAGGTCCACCGTCTCCGTCTTCTTCGCGGTGTCATTAGGGTTCGCTGCTTCAGACACCGCCTTCAGCTTCAACACATTCATTGATCGTAACTCTTCTCAACGGTGctgttctttttcctttttttttttttttaatttttgttattgacaaacgCATATTGTTGAGATATACTATTTTTCTCCAGGAGGAAGTATAGGGAGTATTTGTATaatatatacaattagtgtttaGGAATGTTTGATTCAATAGGatattatatgtttatttttttttggtacgGATGATTATTTTGGATAGTATAAGACTATAAGTGTATTGTATTTAAGAAATTAATAGTATTTTATTCTGTTCATTTCTTAACTCATATTagactaaatatatatattttgaaagaaaaagctCAACATCGAAATGGAGCAAACAAGACAAGGAAAGctaataaaaagtaactcctaagtcatctccggcatagccatcaacaacctGAGTTACTGACCATACCATTCTCTAGCATATAAAAATGTTTGAGTCACACAATCTTCAACTCCTGTTGTCTTATTCTAAAAAACGTCATCATTCCTTCGTAGCCAGATGTTCCATATAACTGAAAAAAAACCCAACCATCCAACTCCTGCGCAAGCTTTTTCTCAACGGCGTCAATTTCCAACTCTCAAAGTGGTCTTTCAATGTACCAGGTGCAGCCAACTTCTGTCCAAACTATGAGATCCATGCACACCATACCTTCCAAGAGAACTCACAAGTAACAAATAAGTGTTGTAAGTTTTCTGCTTCTTTGTTACACAAGACGCACAGATTATCATTCAGTTGTAGTATTCCCAGCCTACATAGCCGATCCTTTGTATTGACACGGCCTACCAAAACAAACCAAGTGAACAGCTCTACTCGAGGTGGAACTAGTCCTTTCCAAATTTCCTTTGCAAATTTATAGCTCAGAAGCTCCTCGTCCAAAGTCTCTTCCTGCataacctgcacaaatgagttagtagaataaACGCCTTCCTTATCAAATTTCCACACCACTCTATCTTGCACATCTGCTATCAATCTAACAGATTGCAAGACTTGAAGCAGTTGGTCTAAGGTCTCTGTTTCCCATACACGTAGTTTCCTTCTCCATTGAAAGTGCCAAACCCACTCTATCTCATCCCAGAACCCACAGTCCCCAATCACTGATCCTTTTTAGTTTGAAATCAAGAAGAGTCTCGAAAAGGAGTTTTTCAACTTTCCCACCTGAAGCCATGTATCCTCCCAAAATCTGGTGGATCTTCCATCCCCTACTTCTATAGCAAGTCCATCAATCAACTTCTACCTCACATGTTGCTCCTTGATTGGCACTTGACATATGTCCCTCCACGGTCCACCTCTTAAGGGTAGATTCTGAGTTGATAGCAATAGGTCCGGGTTCAAATTATAACAGGAGCACACAATCTTCTTCCATAGTGGACATTCCTCCTTTGAGAATCGCCACCACTATTTGAACAGTAGTGCAGCATTGCGTACCACTGCATCACCCACCCCAGCCCTCTTAACTTTTTCGGTGCCTGAACCAACTCCCACTTCACAAGAGCCATGCCCGGTCGCCCATCATCCTTCCCCCAAAAGAACCTCCTCTGCAACGTGATAATTTTTCTTGCAACCGCATTTGGCATCTTATACAAACTCAAGTAATAAACTGGTAAGCTGTTAATTACCGACTTTATGAGTACCAGTTTCCCAATCTTACTAAGGACTTTTGCTTTCCACAAGCTGAGTTTCGCTTCTACCTTGTCTATGATCGGCTTCCAAGTCTTTACCAGCCTCGGGTTCGCGCCTAGGCTAATTCCTAAATACCTCACCGGTAAGGCCGCCTCCTGACAACCCAGCAGGTGACACATTCGGGTAACCCACTCCTGTCTGCAATTCACTGGTATCAAATTAGACTTCTCAAAATTAATGCTTAGACCAGACATCATTTCAAAACACCTCAGCAGCCTCTTATAGTTTCTAACGGTCTCCTCATCCGGGGGACAGAATAATATAGTGTCATCAGCAAATTGTAGATGTGATAACTCTATATTATCCCGACCAACAAGGAGTGGAGAGATTCGACCGTTCCTTACCGCCTCCCCGATCATCCTGTTAAGCACGTCTACCACCAAGACAAACAAGAACGGTGATAACGGATCACCTTGACGAAGCCTCCTTTCCATTTTGAAAGGTTTCGATGGAGACCCATTAACCAGAATAGAAATAGAAGCCGTACTGACACACTCCCGAATCCATGACCTCCATTTCCTACCGAAGCCCATCTTCTCTAACACTGTATCAATAAAGCACCATTTAACTCTATCATAGGCTTTTTGAAAGTCAAGTTTAATAATTGCTGACGCCTTCTTTTTCAGTTTCAACCATTGCACTGTTTCGCATGTGATTAAAGCTCCATCATGTATCTTCCTCCCCTTCACAAAGGCACTCTGTGACTCCCCAACTAGGCCTGGCATGACACTCCtcattcttgttgtcaacaaTTTAGAAATGACCTTGAATACACACCCCACCATACTGATAGGTCTGAGGTCTTTTATCTCCTTAGCACCAACAAATTTCGGAGCTAACGCTACCCAAGTAACATTGGAGTCCTCCGGTAGTGTTGCTGTCTCGAAAAAGCACATAACAGCTGTAGTGAAGTCGGGCCCAATTTCATTCCAACACTTTTTTATAAAGTTCATGTTATACCCGTCACTCCCTGGAGCCTTAGAAGATTCACAATCCCAAATTGCCTTCTTCACTTCTTCCAAAGATGGTAATACCTCTAAGGCTTCAGCTTTCTCTCTGTCTAGTCGATTAACTAGTCCGTCCCTAAAGCTCACCCTTGGAGAATGTTCCTGGTGGTACAGATGTTTATAAAAGTCACGAGCCGCTGCCTTAATTCTTGGTTGATTCCTCACTAACCTCCCTTGGATAACCAATGACTCAatccttttatttcttcttctcgcCGAAGCTATATTATGGAAATACCTTGTGTTTCTATCAATCTCAGTAGCATGTCGAGATCTAGACATTTGCTTCCAGTGCAGATCCTGCCTCTCATATCACTTTTCACAGCACCTCACTAGCGCCTTTCTCCTTGCCTCCATTGTACTATCATATCGCCCACTACTGACCATATCATCGACCTTCTGTATTTCTTCCTCTAACCTCTTAATCTTCTCAGGTAAATTCCCAAAATGTTGCTTATGCCATATGCGCAGAGGTGTTGATAGTGCTTTCATCTTCTGTAAGAAGTGTATAGCCCCCAAATTCCTCCATTCTTCCCTTACCATTCTCAAGAATCCTTCATGTGTGAACCAAGAGTCTAAGCTGCGAAATGGTCTTGGGCCCTCAAGTCCTCTTCTATCTTCCACTATCAAAGGGCAGTGATCCGATAAACCTCTTAGCCCTCCCCTTAGATGCAATCCCGGATACTCATCAAGCCACCCCAGCGACACTAAGCACCTATCAATACGACTGCACGACTGCCCTCTAAACAATGTATACTTTCAATCATTCAGTGCCAAATTGATCAGTTCCATATCATTCATCCACACTTTAAAGTCTTCCGCAGATGCTGACAAACTAGTCGCGCCTTTTCTTTCTTCGAGATGCAGAATTTTGTTAAAATCCTCTAAACAGCAGAACGGCACCTGACACAGCCCTGCAATATAGCTCAATTCTTCCCAAACAGAGGCCTTCTCAGCTCTCTCATGTGGACCATACACCAGACATATAGCACAATGAAAGTTATCTTTTACCACAACCCCTTCTACACAGAGCCATCTATCACCTTTATagtaattattcaatttaaaaaccGTCTCATCCCAGATTAACAATAACCCTCCAGAGGCTCCAATGGAACCCACAGACTCCCAATAAGCACTGTTATTTCTCCAGATACGAGCTACATCAAATTTAGTCACAACCTGTTTCTTTGTTTCTATCAACCCCAGCATACCCAATCTAATCTTACTGATAAAACTCTTAAGCATAGCAACTTTTCCATTACCTCCCAACCCCCTAATGTTCCAGGAACTTAAAATCATATCACAAATTTATTACACACCTGCGTTCGGTTTTTTGGCCTGCTTCGTCgagctttttctttttgcttcgcTTGTTTTCGCTTCAGAGCAATCGCTTCATTCTGCTCCTGTAAAATGGTCATAATATCGTCCTCGTCACTGCATTGAACACCTGACTCCACAGCTAGCTTCCATGCCTCTTTATTCTCAGCCATCTCCTCTTCCCAACTTGGTCTTTGGTTTTCATTTTGCACATCAGTGCCACCGTCCATGGCAGATCCCCTCTCTGTTCCTGATTGGGTACATATGACATGTTGTTCCTCTTGTTCCCTGCCATTCACCCGTTCCTCGCTCTCCATCGCAATTTCTCCCTCCTCCGGTCCCAACCCTATAACGCCTCCAGAGTGCTGATTCTCCTCTGCTCCCGTGCAACCCATCAGACTCCCGTTGAGATTGCCATATCCCTCATCCTCGAGTAACCGAATCCTGTCTTGTGATTCGCAGGTATGTTGTTCCTGGATCAGGTTGGTGCGCTTCTCCCTGTCTTGTTGCCACCGTCCTCCTTCACCTGCATCATTCAAAGCTTCCCCATTCCTCCCCATTCTTCCTACAAGCCTTGGTAACTCCGCCTCCTGCGCGACATTCCCCGGCACGATTCGCAAGCCACAGATCTCATCCACATCCTGGCCCGATCCC harbors:
- the LOC112741364 gene encoding DNA oxidative demethylase ALKBH2 yields the protein MNVLKLKAVSEAANPNDTAKKTETVDLGNGSDVVYIQRLIPYEDSWQWFHYLDNHISWTRPTVRVFGKSFLQPRETCYVASPGLTELTYSGYQPHAYTWDDFPLLKDILDVVLKALPGSIFNSVLLNRYKGGDDYVGWHADDEKLYGSTPEIASISLGCERDFFLKKKQCKKSCDGSDEPARKRLKKSSHADQHTFRLKHGSLLVMRGYTQRDWIHSVPKRAKVNGTRINLTFRRVF